ttcccGGTTTCTGCCATGCCTCCAGATATTTTGAGGTATTCTCCTCCTAATAAACTTAGTTGCACAACTAAATTTATTCAGATATTATTGTTTCAAGTTCTTAAAATCAATGTGTAATAATGccatttatttcttcttcttgttgtaGATTGCAGATAGATGATGTTAATCCTAACACACTGTATCCTGACATTACTCCTCTGAATGGTGTTCTTCCTGTAAAGAAGGTTCTATGGCTTGTCTCTTATGATTGGTTAGGCTTATGATTGTGTCGCGAGAAATTCATGGTGTTGGtaaattatgaatacaattccAACTCATCTCGTCACCTAATATGTTAGATTTCTTTCTCGTTGCAACGTTAATGTATTTTCTGATATGGGTATTTGCTAGTTTGTGATATGGTAGGTCATGCACTGAACCTCCCAATTGTAAAGAGAGGTGTGCAGGTTTCATTCTTTATCAACTGTTCTGAAACAACTACTAGTGTAATACATATGCTTGCCATTCCAGTTGAGTCCTTGAGATAATCTATcgattattaatatataaaggtttTTTACTCATAAATTTCTAACAATTTTTCTTCCCAAAAACGTAGGAGCGTTCAAATTAATGTGCATAtacaaaatcattattttctctcttctaaCAGATCTCATCAGCATCAAGTCTTTTAACAGAGaccaaaaaaatgtcaattggTTTAACTCACCGAAAGATCCAATTTAATACATTTCCCCTACCTttccttcaaataattttaattttttaagtatcATCCacttaacaaaattaaataataaaattatttcatgaaaaatcataaaaattagtactaaaataaaatgtgtttgtacttataaagtttaaaaattgcataattaaatttcctaAAACGGAATTCTCTGGTTCATAGAAAAATTGATATAGTCATTCGAACACGTGACCATGTGGCACAAGATGACATTAATAGAAATTGAAACAAACTGTGCCAATGACTGAATTACATAATCAGGACTAATGTTATAAATCACTACAGAAATATAAGATGCTCCAGTAATTACTCTTATTGATGATCAGCttagttgaattaattaaacttgtcTCATATAATCATAGTACTTATTAAGAAATTTAGCAAATCACAGAAATGAATGAAGTAGACAAATAATCATACAACGTGAACCATAATAAAAAGGGTACAGAGCGTGCAAGCTCGAATAAACAAATTTCTAGAAACTCCTCTACAATGCGATATACATTTGCTCCTCTAAATTGTGGTAAGTACTATTTCCGGATTCAAGTTTAAATGCCTGTTTTTTGGCAGTGCAGACTGGTTTGAAAGATTTGGTAAAGCTACGGATGGGATAGGGATTTGCTTTCCAGATGTTAGGCCAAAAATGATGgcaaattaatttagttatctGAGTTTTTGGCAATTTGTGAGTAGATCTTCTGTGAAGCAAGGTTTAGGCGTGACCGATGTGGTTTTGGACACTTTAAAGCAAGCCCGGATTTAATATCAGAGAGGCAAGAAGGTTACGTTGTCATAACGGACTTCCCTGCAATCGCTGCAAGATACAAAAGTGGATCGCTTCTCAATGCTTAAATATCATGTTTACGCACTTatcaatttcacattaataaaaattcgTGTTATCCACCAATGTGATTAGAGTTGATGGACGGatgaaacatattttttaatacacaaaCTATTGTTACTACATATATTGATTGCTAGAAATAACATGTTTAAATGAAGGATTATTAGAACATGCACGCacaaatttgtttttgggtcataatactccatttattcCACTAAAAGCGATTACATTTCACTTAGTTTTAATGTTACACTAACAAATACTAACATTTTCGATGGATTAGTTGAGAGACACAATGCCATAAATTATGCGCAAATTTAAGCATGCAAAATGGGGTGCATGTGATGTTTGTTCTCGCAAACCCACGGGCTCAAATTCCATCCATTTTTATATCCACAATCCCTAATGCTACATTGACAAACCAACAAAGCTCACATGAACCTACAACCCTCATACACCATTAAACAATTCAATTGATTCTCACCAATTCCTCTATAAATAACCACCAATATAATGATCAACAAGTACTACCAATCAAACAGAATGTCCAACTCAAGCACCTTCAACCTCCTCCTAGTATGCGCGTTCGCGCTCCTCGCCGTCTCCGCAATGGCCGACGGCAGCGCGTACGCGACAGCCACGCCGTCGACCATATGCAACGTGGGCGTGTCGGAGCTGGCGCAGTGCCTCCCGGCGATAACCGGGAAGGCTCCGCCGCGGCCGACGAAGGAGTGCTGTGGGGTGATGAAGAAGGCCAACCTGCGGTGCCTATGCAACTACAAGGCGCAGTTCAAAAGCTTCGGAATAGATCCAGCTAAAGCCATGGCGTTGCCCAAAAAGTGTGGCCGTAACCTTCCAAGACAATGCTGAATTTATGTatgtttgattaattaatgctTAATTTTCTAGTAATCTCTCTTTATAATCGTTTCTGCTTCTTTGCTTGTAGACTCAATGTCTCAATGTATTAATGCTTTCGttttcacatcaaatgtctaaataaaatagagaagaaaaaatgcaGCATGGTGGTAGTACCTTCTTTTGTTTGTGAAACACaaattttgttggatttaCAGGTAATGTGGCAAAGCATACGTGAATCATATTCATTGAAGCTCACACTTGGGATCACTAATCAAATCTTATTAATGTTCCCTCCAAAACCAATTGATAATAGAACGAGCAAtataacatactccctccgttcctaaaaaatagactatatttgaaatgacacggattttaatgtacgactggtaaagtaagagagagatagaaagaaaaagtacttgaagtatttttagtggagaatgagaccTGCCTCGTTAGATAGAAAACAGTTTTGTTAAATGAAATTGGTCTACTTTTAAGGTacatcccaaaatgacaaatgtcGTATACTTTTAAGGGACGAAGTAGACATGTTGATGGTTCAAAAACCGTCAGTTTCGGTTCAACCGGCAGTTCACGATCCAAAAAAGGCatgaacctgaaccggcccgaCATGTAATTTAACGGTTCTGGTTCACGGCTCGAAAACGCCAGTTTTTTGAATGTTGCATGTTGCTCATAATTATTCGATAGTTTTGGGAtatcccttaaaaatagaccaattctatttaaaatagaccaaaccgccggtttttgaACTGTGAGCATGTCTACttcgtcccttaaaaatagaccacatttgtcattttgggatgttCCTTAAAAATTGACTAATTCTATTTAAGGAAACTTTTacctctctaatgaggtggatctcattttccactaacaacaCTCCAatccctttttctttctatccctctcttactttgccAATTGTATTAAAACCTGTGTCGTTTCAAatattgtctatttttttagggacggatggagtatatgtgtatataataattgttactgcatccatcccataaaaatatgcgcACTTTCCATTATCGTCCATCTCctaaaaatatgagcattttcatttatgtaaAGTTGTCCCCAACTCATTActcatatatatcaatttatttacaacttataacACTATGGCCCACCATTACAACTCaataaacactaataatattgGTCatactatccactaacaccaGAAACAGAGATAGCATAGGCCAAGCCGTCGCTCCAGCAAGACTTGGCTGGTGTTGTCCTCCCAGATTTGTTTGTAGTGTTTTTGGGTTTATTTACAGAGATGgatggaggaagaagatgcagaagggagagaggagagaaggGAGAGATACCTAGGTAACAGATACCAAGTTTAGTGTTATAGTTTAAGAATATATTAACCTTCTCTGTGctcaaagagtatgaactttgggttgggtattagttttaatgcattattgataaagtaagagagcgATAGATAGAGAAagttttttaagtattgttagtggagaataagtctcacctcattagagagatgagagtttccaaaattggaatgtTTATACTCTTTATAGACGGacgaaaaacaaaatagtgTATAGTgttctgggacggagggagtactatttgttCCTCCAtctttaaaattgttttaagaattaattactacaattaaatttttattatttttattaatataataatatctcatattaatcaacttatttaataatttttaattcgaAATTATTcgtctcatattttatttttgttttatctgtcaatgcatatttatttatccttattaattttgataaactGTTAAGGACCTCCTCCTTAACGGTGATCGCCGAAAGTCTCTCGACGATCTGAGTAACAGTTCCGGCGCCCGATCGTGGGGTCGGCGGATGAAATAGTTTCAAGCTGTGCGCGGTGATTCGTCGGGCAGCGTGAGAACTAGGTTTTTAGACAAATCACAAGATATGTGggcaaataatatttttattcataatcgagaatttgaacaaaagccctatttatagactaaGGACTCTAGAGTTGATTCGACCTAATCCTATTCATCTCCggaaagaatcaacaaagaaaacccgaaacgGAGCTTATAATTACGCTCGACtcaatgcaaaaataaataataaaatatcattgttcaaaaaggaaaagtaaaattaaataattaaaaagaaagcaaataactaactaagGTAACTATCTGGAGACGTAATCTCCAAGTCTCTCCGGCGGTCGCACATTCCTTTTAGGTTTCGACTTTGCAATGGACGGTTCTTCACTACGCCTACTTGGTGCACTTCCCCCGTCTACCGCCGGTTGAGGTTGTTCGGGTTGTAGGACCGTATCATAAACCCACAATCTActcatactttattataaaattaatatataaaatggttTACATTCTACTACTAATTCTttctacaaatttaaatttacattattactccctccgtccatgaaaattcgtcccggtttgaccgggcacgagttttaaaaaatgtaatggaaagtgagttgaaaaagttagtggattgtgggtcctacttttatatatttgttttataataaaatgtgagtaggaatgagttagtggaatatgagtccactaccaaaaatggtaaaagtgaaatgggacaaattttgggggacggacgaaaataaaaaactggaacaaattttcgtggacggagggagtaatatttaaaactgAATTAAAGTAGGACGAGTAATCGCAGATGGTTGGAGTACcataattatgtaaaattaatattttaataactcAACTTGCGAACTCTTAAGATATGAGTATCAAGATATTAGTATACTTGTATGGGgtaatattttctttgaattcACAGATCAAAAATTCTAGAAAAACCATTGCAGACTGCTAGAGAAGACAAGCCACTGCAGGATATTCCAGAAGCATCGCGTATCCTACCGTATTTGTCATTAAGTTTCAGCACCGGCTCATTTTAAGTTCTGGTTCGGTCCCTGACTAATACCGCTATAACTTTTCTTTTCCTcctccctcttactttaccgaTTGTATATTATTTTCCGTGTCATTTCgcatacttttatttttatactccctccatccgcgaataggagtcccgtttttctattttagtccgtccacgaataagagtctcggttcacttttatgataaatggtaatagggttcCACCTTCacctaactcatttcactcacatttcatttaaaactaatatatacaagtgagacccttattccactaatctttttttcacccactttttttaacatttcttaaagtcCGTGTTGCCAAggaatgagactcttaatggcggacggagagagtaggaCGGAAGGAACATTGAAAAATTACGGCGCATTTGGAAATTTGTCTGTGTTACAAGAATAGGTGCTGagttatcattatttatatgGCGTAATTGGGAATTTTGCAATGTTACAAGAATTAGGTGCTGAGTTATCAActtatcattatttatatgttaCATGAGGTTTTGTTAGTGCGTaaactaatttacagtaataactaataactttaaattctgtgtattaaaattatcaatacaacgatataattatattaatataaaaacataagtttatcaacacaagaatgttgataaatttatgttcttatgttgatatttttaacatacaaaactcatattagttattagttattagttattactataaattagttagtatttgatcacacctgtttttatattatttatacattttttatttatatcttaatgTACACTTCTATTAAGtctgttttatttctttttatttttttgaatttacacCTCTAATTCTCTTCACTCAGCAACCACCTTAtctatatttagtttttatcACTTACAACTAATTATTCCCACTTATTAGTTAGTACTAGTACcttatcaattttgaatttgcaCCGTAATTTATGTCTATTGCTCTTTACTCAATAATCCTTTTATTTGTATCCTAtaattccttctctcttattgGTTATATTTCTCGTACAAATCCTACTACCAATGCTATAATGGCTTTCGGAAACATCAACATAAAAAAGTCATACTACTTTACTTCCATTCCACGATAATTgtcacattttatcattttgatctgtcccacaataagagtcacattttacttttaccataataataaatagacctcattttattataaaattaatatatataaatgagactcataatccactaacttattcaactcatttttctttacatttcttaaaatccgtgcccacACTAAATGTAACACTTAATATGATACGGAGGTTTAGTTTTTAACAATATCTTAGACCCGTGAAATTCCTAACTTTGTCCCTGACCTGGGCATTACCATTTACGTAACTAGAAATTGAAGCAAATAACTAGTCTAGTAAATTAACTTTATCTGAAAGATTAAATGCCAAAATTAGTCTTGAACATATagtcattttacgtttttggtcataaacattattttttggattttttggtcctgaacatatggaaatttgatcattttggtcctgcacatttcaaatcggatcacaattggtcctcccgtcaacatttccgttaaaactaacggtcaacgaatTTAATctcgattttgaccaaattaaacttttaattctgaatttttactccctaattatttttataaatgtccAGCTCAGCAGCCCCTCTCCTCTAGCTCGCCTCCGCCGTGGTCCTCCTCCTGGTGTCCTCCAGCGCCGCCACCGACCACATCGTCGGCGCCAACAAGGTCTGGAATCCCGGCCTCAACTACACCCTCTGGACCAACAACCACACCTTCTACGTCGGCGACCTCATCTGTACGTGTAACTAATTCCCCACCccctttatttctatttccttaattaattaatcctatTTTCAAATGTTGCAGCGTTTAGGTACCAGAAAACGCAGTACAATGTGTTTGAGGTGAACCAGACGGTTTACGATAACTGCACGACGGAGGGGGCCACCGGAAATTGGAGCAGCGGCAAGGATTTCATACTCCTCGACAAGGCCAAGAGGTACTACTTTATCTGCGGCAATGGCAGTTGCTTCAGCGGCATGAAGGTCTCTGTTCTTGTCCACGTGCTGCCACGCCGCCCATTTCTTCCATGGCCGACCACACCTCTGCCGCAATGCCGCCGCCGATTGGAGTTTTGCactccctaattattttttataaatatcctaattttaattgattatttaattctaattttaaaaggatatttataaaaataattaggaagtaaaaaaatcagaattaaaaatttaatttgtcaaaatcgggattaaaacccgttgaccgttagtttttaacggaaatcaGACGGAGGatcaaaatgattaaattttcatattttcgggaccaaaaaatctaaaagataaagtttagcactaaaaacataaaatagtcatatgttcaggaccaattttagCACGTACTCTATCTGAAATcatatttcataatattttcacatatttcCATGTGCATGATTGCTCATTAATTGGTTGAATTCATCTTTGCCGGATTTAGTTGAAATTTTCgtttctataattaaattgtgcatgcaacaaaataaagtaaaggaAAAGAACATGCTATCAACGGAGTAACACTTACATGTACTGTTTGATTGGCATTACttgttattatataattatttatttataattaatttatgtgattattttagATGTAGGAGGAGtgactatgactaattatcatatatctatttatttagaattaagttgtgagagttaatctaataaaacaaacataatatatatttaataatgagaTACAATCTTACAAATCAAACAAcccataataaaaaaaaaacaataaaaatagtaagGGGGCTGGTGTGAGGGGCGAGACAAAatctaacaaaattatttttttatgcccTTAATGGGCTAAGAGGCCAAATCATTGGTCAAGCATatcatgtactccctccatccattaaaaataattttaatgataGAAGATACAAAGCCATATTTAATTCACGGGAAAATAAAGTtggaaaggaaaatgattcttGGGAAAATGAATCTCGGGAATGTGATTCCtaataactttattttccaGTGTTTGGagaatatcaagattttatattttatttaaaatccaAACTAAGAATATAtggtactagtattttttattatttttaaaaataataatataaattttttaataaattattaattacaaatgataataattatattattttatttattattacgatggatagtttaaatatggatcatcaatcataatatataataaatataattgtcataatagttacatggagtattataatcataaatgtttataataatcttattattattataattataatatttacagatattataattaaataaatcttttaatttaaatttcactacgatttcattgattaattattaaattataaaataatagtaataattaataataataataattat
The genomic region above belongs to Salvia hispanica cultivar TCC Black 2014 chromosome 3, UniMelb_Shisp_WGS_1.0, whole genome shotgun sequence and contains:
- the LOC125216937 gene encoding putative lipid-transfer protein DIR1, with the protein product MSNSSTFNLLLVCAFALLAVSAMADGSAYATATPSTICNVGVSELAQCLPAITGKAPPRPTKECCGVMKKANLRCLCNYKAQFKSFGIDPAKAMALPKKCGRNLPRQC